In one Excalfactoria chinensis isolate bCotChi1 chromosome 17, bCotChi1.hap2, whole genome shotgun sequence genomic region, the following are encoded:
- the MIF4GD gene encoding MIF4G domain-containing protein yields the protein MGETGKEEYKIQSFDTETQKLLKTALKDPSNVDLDKVANVIVDQSLKDCVFSKEAGRICYTIIQAESKQVGQSIFRRSLLNRLQQEYKDREDLRNRSLQAWICYVTFICNIFDYLKVNNMPMMALVNPVYDCLFRLAQHDSLQKEEEVDCLVLQLHRIGEQLEKMNSQRMDELFSLLRDGFLLQEGLSSLSQLLLLEIIEFRAADWKMTDAAQKYYYSEVTD from the exons ATGGGGGAAACAGGCAAAGAAGAGTATAAAATACAGTCATTTGACACTGAGACTCAGAAGCTGCTGAAAACAGCACTCAAAG ACCCCAGCAATGTGGACCTGGACAAAGTGGCCAATGTTATAGTTGACCAGTCCCTCAAAGACTGTGTGTTCAGCAAGGAAGCAGGGCGCATCTGCTACACCATCATCCAG GCAGAGAGCAAACAAGTCGGCCAGAGCATCTTCCGGAGGAGCCTGTTGAAccggctgcagcaggagtacAAGGACAGAGAGGATCTGCGCAACCGGTCACTGCAGGCATGGATATGCTACGTCACGTTCATCTGCAACATCTTTGACTACCTGAAG GTGAACAACATGCCCATGATGGCTTTGGTGAACCCTGTTTACGACTGTCTGTTCCGACTAGCACAGCATGATAGCCtacagaaggaggaagag gTGGACTGCTTGGTCCTACAGCTCCATCGCATTGGTGAGCAGCTAGAGAAGATGAACTCCCAGCGGATGGATGagctcttctccctccttcGAGATGGCTTTCTTTTACAGGAGGGGCTCAGCTCCCtgtcccagctcctgctgctggagatCATTGAGTTTCGGGCTGCTGACTGGAAGATGACGGACGCTGCCCAGAAATATTATTATAGCGAAGTGACAGATTAA